The Geobacter sp. AOG2 genome includes a window with the following:
- a CDS encoding metalloregulator ArsR/SmtB family transcription factor, protein MNAEQSLAIMKALADESRLAIVSSLLEHPQYVEELAKRHALAPSTVSFHLKKLEQAGLISSRKEQYYVMVAANEPVLDTTLKELVAACATGKALQDERIDAYRAKVIGTFFPHGMLEKLPAQHKKRLIVLEQFALRFEAGRRYSETEVTGLIRPLFDDYCAIRRFLVDEGMIRRDDGSYWREAGAAEAAPLPVPKAAKPESAATQASRGRRAELKRACKEQRPAMGIYQIRNKVNGKLFVDGSTNLAGSKTSREFQLRMGKIPSSPALQKELAAYGAEAFEVTVLEELPPPQPGEQAERLLRAAKLRWQEKLQPFGDHGYNNRKGFEREKELP, encoded by the coding sequence ATGAACGCCGAACAAAGCCTTGCCATCATGAAAGCCCTGGCCGACGAATCCCGCCTGGCCATCGTCAGCTCGCTGCTGGAGCATCCCCAATACGTGGAGGAGTTGGCCAAACGCCACGCCCTGGCCCCCTCCACGGTATCGTTCCATCTCAAAAAACTGGAACAGGCCGGGCTGATCAGCAGCCGGAAGGAGCAATACTATGTGATGGTGGCGGCCAACGAGCCGGTGCTGGACACCACCCTGAAAGAACTGGTGGCGGCGTGCGCCACCGGCAAGGCGTTGCAGGATGAGCGCATCGACGCGTACCGCGCCAAGGTGATCGGCACCTTCTTCCCCCACGGGATGCTGGAAAAACTGCCGGCACAGCATAAAAAGCGCCTGATCGTGCTCGAACAGTTCGCGCTCCGCTTCGAGGCGGGGCGGCGCTATTCGGAGACCGAGGTTACCGGCCTGATACGGCCGTTGTTCGACGATTATTGTGCGATCCGCCGCTTTTTGGTGGATGAAGGGATGATCCGCCGGGACGACGGCAGCTACTGGCGGGAGGCGGGAGCCGCCGAAGCGGCGCCGCTGCCGGTGCCGAAGGCGGCCAAACCGGAAAGCGCCGCCACGCAGGCATCGCGGGGGCGGCGGGCGGAGTTGAAGCGCGCCTGCAAGGAACAGCGGCCTGCCATGGGGATTTACCAGATCAGGAACAAGGTGAACGGCAAACTGTTCGTCGATGGCAGTACGAACCTGGCCGGCAGCAAAACCAGCAGGGAGTTCCAACTGCGCATGGGGAAGATTCCGTCCAGTCCGGCCCTGCAAAAGGAGTTGGCCGCCTATGGTGCGGAGGCCTTCGAGGTGACGGTGCTGGAGGAGTTACCGCCCCCGCAGCCGGGAGAGCAGGCAGAACGGCTCCTGAGGGCCGCCAAGCTGCGCTGGCAGGAAAAGCTGCAACCTTTCGGCGATCACGGTTACAACAACCGCAAAGGGTTCGAGAGGGAAAAGGAACTGCCGTAA